CCCAGCGAGCTCCGTGAACTCCCACGTCACAGGGTTGGGGATAGTAGTCATGTCATTCCCGGGTCCGAGATAGTATAAGGTTCGGAAGGGGCGGGTACCCGCGCCACACCCGTGCGCCAGCGCGGGGGGTCGGCGTGGGTGCGCCCCCCTCCGAGGGGCAGGAGTGTGTCGGAATAACGCCCTTCGAGCGCGGGCTTGGCCCGCGCAAGCGAATCCTGGGGGAGGTTTCGGAGGGGGCCGTCGAGGCCCCCTCCGATTGCCCTAGATGGTCCTGTACGCGCTCCGCCGGCTCCTGCTGGCCGTTCCCCTCCTGGTCGGTATCACCTTCGTCTCTTTCCTGGTGATCCACCTGGCTCCCGGCGATCCGGTCGAGCTGGAGACCGGCGACCTCAGCGTCAAGGGCTCGGCCCAGGCCGTGCAGGCGCTCCGCGAAGTCTACGGGCTCGACAAGCCCCTGTACCTCCAGTACTGGCTCTGGGTGACCCGCCTCGCACGGCTGGACTTCGGCCGGTCGTTCGCGCCTGACGGCAAGCCGGTCCTCCAGAAGATCGCCGAGCGCCTGCCCATCACGCTCTTCCTGAACACCATCGAGATGCTCCTGATCCTGATCGTGGCGGTGCCGATCGGGGTCCTTTCGGCCACCCGCCAGTACTCGCTCTTCGACAAGGTCACCACGATCTTCGTCTTCGTGGGTTTTGCCACGCCGGATTTCTGGCTCGCCTTGCTCCTGATGATCCTCTTCGGCGTCCAGCTCGGCTGGCTCCCGGTCTCGGGCCTCCGCTCGCTGAACTGGGAGTACCTGCCCTACTGGCGCCAGCAGTGGGACTTCGTCTCCCATCTCCTCCTGCCGATCCTGGTGGCGACCTTCGGCGGGCTCGCCGGCTTCTCGCGCTACATGCGGCAGAGCATGCTCGAGGTGGTCCGGCAGGAGTACGTGCAGACGGCCCGGGCGAAGGGGCTCTCGGAGCAGGCGGTCATCGGCAAGCACGCCCTCCGGAACGCCCTCCTCCCGGTCGTCACCATTCTGGGCCTCTCGCTCCCCGGCCTCATCGGCGGGAGCGTGATCGTGGAGTCGGTCTTCGCGATCCCCGGGATGGGGCAGCTCATGGTCCAGGCCGTGTTCATGCGCGACTACCCGGTGATCATGGGCAACCTGGTCATCGTGGCCACCCTCACGCTCGTGGCCAACTTGGTGGCGGACATCTCGTACGGCCTCGTGGATCCGCGCATCCGCGTGGGCCGCCGCGGCGCGAGGTGAGGGCGGTGGCTGCACGCGCCCGCGGCGAGATCGGGCTCTTCTGGCGGACGTTCGTGAAGAACCGTCTGGCCGTCACGGGCGGGGTCATCGTGGTCTGCCTGATCCTGATCGCCGGGTGCGCCCCCTGGCTGGCGCAGTCGGACCCGTACCGCCCCGACGTGAAGAAGATCCTGGATCCGCCCACGTGGAGCCACTGGCTCGGCACGGATCAGATCGGGCGCGACGTGTTCGCGCGCATCGTCTACGGCGCGCGCGTGTCCCTGGCGGTGGGGTTCGTCTCCGTGGGGATCGCGACCGCAATCGGGCTGCTGCTGGGGTCGGTGGGCGGGTACGCCGGCGGGATGATCGACGCGGCGGTCATGCGCCTGGTGGACCTCATGCTGGTCTTCCCGCGGTTCTTCCTCCTCCTGGCCGTGCTCGCCTTCCTCCAGCCCTCCATCTGGACCATCATGGCGGTGATCGGGCTCACGGGCTGGATGGGCGTCGCCCGGCTCGTGCGCGCGGAGTTCCTCTCGCTCAAGGAGCGTGAGTTCGTGCTCTGGTCCCAGGCCGTCGGCGCCAGCGGCTTTCGAATCATCTGGCGCCACATCCTTCCCAACGCGATGGCGCCGGTGCTGGTGGCGATGACGCTCGGCATTCCCGCGGCGATCCTAACGGAGTCGGGGCTCTCGTTCCTCGGGCTGGGGGTGCAGCCTCCCTCGCCCACCTGGGGGAACATCCTCAACGACGGCAAGGACTCGATCGAGATCGCCTGGTGGCTCTCCCTCTACCCGGGACTGGCGATCCTGATCACGGTCCTGTCCTACAACCTGCTCGGCGAGGGGATTCGGGACGCCCTGGACCCCCGGCTCCGTGCGGTTGTCGGTCGGGTTGACCGCCCAACGAAGCGCAGGGCGGTGCTGCGATTCATCGTTGGTCATTGACACTCCGCGCGCCGCGGTGGCATACTCACTTTCCGCCGGCGCCGAAGTGGCGGAATTGGCAGACGCGCACGTTTGAGGGGCGTGTGGGGCAACCCGTGGGGGTTCGAGTCCCCCCTTCGGCACCACTCCTTCGTCGCTCCCCAGCCTGGATCTGGAACTTCCTCCGGGCCTGCCTGCCGGATCGTACCAGTGGCTTACGGTCTTGTTCTCCGAAGACCTGCGCCGGACCAGCGCGGTGGCCGTCGCCCCGTTCACGCTGACCGCGGGCGACGGCGGCGGATGAGGCGATCCTTCGACGGGTAGCCTTGGCGCCTCCTGAAAGCTGTGGCATAATGGGCGCGCCGAGGCGAATGGGCGCGGTTGATTTATGGGCGTGTCGCTACCCCTTCTTGAGTCTCCGTCTCCCCGCGATGTTCGGAAGCCCGCGTGGCTGAAGGTGCGAGCTCCCGGGGGCCCGAACTACCTGCGCCTCAAGGCGCTCATGCGGGAGTGGAACCTCCACAGCGTCTGCGAGGAGGCGCACTGCCCGAACATCGGGGAGTGCTGGGAGGATCTGACCGCGACGTTCATGGTCCTCGGCGATGTCTGTACCCGGAACTGCGGCTACTGTGCGGTGACGCACGGGACGCCGACCTGGGAGGATCGCGAGGAACCCGAGCGCGTGGCGCGCGCGGTTCGCACGCTGGGGCTCGAGCACGTGGTGGTCACCTCGGTGAACCGGGACGACCTGGCCGACGGTGGCGCCGCGGTGTTCGCCGCCACAATCCGCGCAATCCGACGCGAGGCGCCAGGCTGCCAGGTCGAAGTGCTGATCCCCGATTTCCAGGGCTCGGCCGAGGCCCTGGCGAAGGTCCTGGATGCGCGCCCTGACATCCTGAACCACAATACCGAGACGGTCCCGCGTCTCTACAAGCTGGCGCGTCACGGGGGCCGATACGAGCGAACCCTGGATTTGTTCCGACGCGCCCGGGCTGCCGTCGCGGACCTGCTCACCAAGTCCGGGCTCATCCTGGGGCTGGGCGAGAGCCGCCAGGAGCTGCTTGCCACTATGCAGGACCTCCGCGCGGTCGACGTGAACATCCTCACGCTGGGCCAGTACCTCCGCCCCTCGCCCCGTCACCTGCCGGTCGCCCGCTTCTACCCCCCCGAGGAGTTCGCCGAGCTGGCGGCTCTGGGGCGGGCGATGGGTTTTGCCCACGTGGAGGCAGGCCCGCTGGTGCGGAGCTCTTACCACGCCAAGCGCCAGGTCCAGGGGATCGCGGCAGCGCGATGGAACACGTCCCGCTCCTGATGGTCTTCGGCATCGCCGCGGTGGTCGCGGGAGCGATGCTGTGGATCCCGTTGTTGATCGCGCCCCGGCGCCCCAGTCCGGTCAAGCTCGAGCCCTTCGAGTGCGGCAAGGATCCCGTCGCGCTCCCCGAAGGGCGATTCGCCATCAAGTTCGCGACGGTGGCCATCTTCTTCATCATCTTCGACATCGAGCTGATGTTCGTGTTCCCGTGGACCGTGCTCGCGCGGGAGCTCGGGTGGTTCGGTCTCGCGGCGATCCTCGTCTACCTCGGCATCCTGATGCTCGGCTTCCTGTATATCTGGCAAAAGGGAGGCCTCGAATGGGACTAGGGAGCTTCTTCACCTCCAAGCTCGATGAGGCGATCGGCTGGGCGCGGAAGTACTCCATCTTCCAGTACCCGTTCGTCACCGCGTGCTGCGGCATGGAGTACATGGCCACGGCCTGTTCCCATTACGATGTGGATCGCTTCGGCGCAGGTCTCCCACGGTTCTCGCCCCGGCAGGCCGACGTGCTGTTCGTCGTGGGGACCATCAGCCACAAGATGGCGCCCGTGCTGAAGCGAGTCTACGACCAGATGACCGAGCCCAAGTGGGTGGTGGCGTTTGGCGTCTGCACATGCACGGGCGGCTTTTATGACAACTACGCGACCGTCATGGGGATCGACACCATCATCCCGGTCGACGTCTACATCCCCGGCTGTCCGCCTCGGCCCGAGAGCGTGCTCGACGGGCTCATGAAGCTCCAGGAGAAGATCGCCGCCGGGGCTCAACGGTACTGAGCCTGTCTCCCACCCGCTGACTGCATGGACGGACAGGCGATTCTTGCTCGGCTCGTAGAGTGCTTCCCCGGCCGGATCCTCGAGACCCACGCCTTCAGGGGCGATCACACGGCGGTGGTGGACCTGTCGGCCATCGCCGAGGTCCTGCGCTTCTGCCGGGACGACCCGGCGCTCGGCTTCGAGGTCCTGATGGACCTGACGGCGGTGGACTACCTGAAGTACCCCGGGCGTGAGGACGGGCCCCGCTTCGAAGTCGTCTACCACCTCTACTCGCTCACCCACAACCACCGACTCCGGCTGAAGGTGCGGGTGGAGGAGGAAGACGCCGTAGTCTCCACGGCCGTTCCCCTGTGGCCGGTCGCCGACTGGTTCGAGAGGGAGGTGTGGGACATGTTCGGGATCCGCTTCGCGGGTCACCCGGACCTCCGCCGCCTCCTGATGTACGAAGAGTTCCAGGGCCACCCGCTCCGGAAGGACTACCCCGTGAACAAGCGCCAGCCCCTCATCGGGCCCAAGGTCTGATGGCCGAACGCACGACGCGCGAGATTTTCCTGGGCGAGGGGAGTGGCACCGGCTCGGGCTCCCAGCACCTCTACGTGAACGTGGGTCCCCAGCACCCGGCCATGCACGGCATCATCCGCATCATGGCCGAACTCGACGGCGAGACCGTGGTCAAGGCCGATGTGGAGATCGGCTACCTGCACCGGGCCTTCGAGAAGGAGTGCGAGGAGGGCCCGTACAACAACGCCATCCCGTACACGGACCGGCTCAACTACGTCTCCCCGCTGATCAACAACTTCGGCTACGCCTCCTGTGTCGAGAAGCTCCTGGGGATCGACATCACCGAGCGCTGCAAGTACATCCGCACCATCATGAGCGAGATCTCCCGGATCTGCGACCACCTGACGTGCGTCGGCGCCAGCGCCATGGAGCTTGGGGCCTTCACCGTGTTCCTCTATATGATCAAGGCCCGGGAGTTCCTCTGGGAGCTGGTGGAGGACGTGACCGGGGCGCGCCTGACGATCTCGTACGCCCGCGTTGGAGGGGTCAAGGCCGATCTGCCCGAGGGCTTCGCGCTCAAGGTGCGGAAGGCCTTCAAGGAGACGCGTCAGGTGCTCGAGGAGGTCCACAAACTCCTGACCGGCAACCGGATCTTCATCGACCGGATGGTCGGGGTCGGGGTGCTGTCCCGCGAAGAGACGATCGCCTACAGCATCACGGGGCCGCTCCTTCGAGCGACCGGCGTCGCCTACGATGTGCGCCGGGCCCAGCCCTATTACGCTTACGACCGCGTCGAGTTCGAAATCCCCACGGGGCAGAGCGGGGACAACTACGACCGCTACCTGGTGCGCATGGCCGAGATGGAGCAGTCCATGCGGATCGTGGAGCAAGCTCTCGACCAGCTCCCGGGCGGGCCCATCAACGTGGATTTCGCCGGCAAGCCGATCGACCCCGCGCTCTACGTGGACCGTGGCAAGCTCGGCAAGACCGAAGGGCTGCTCCTGCTGCCGATCACGCTGTCGCCCAACCTCCAGGGGCTGGAGAAGCCGGCCCACCGGGAGGTCAACGTGGCCGACAAGCGCGTGGTCCTCCCTCCCAAGGAAGAGACCTACGGCTCCATCGAAGGGCTCATGAACCACTTCATGCTGGTCATGGACGGCTACGGGATCCGCCCGCCGCAGGGGGACGCGTACTTCCCGGTGGAGGGGGCCAACGGCGAGCTGGGGTTCTACGTCGTGTCCGACGGGAGCGATCGCCCGTACCGGGTGCGATGCCGGCCGCCGTGCTTTCCGCCGCTGGCCGCGCTCCACCGGATGATCGAAGGTGGGATGGTGGCCGACGTCGTCCCGACCTTCGGCTCGGTCAACATGATCGGCGGGGAGCTCGACCGGTGAAACACAAGGAACTGGACCGGTGAGGCCTGTCGAGGAGCCTGATCAGTGAGCCTGGCGGCCGCCAGGGTCGAGTTCACCCCGGCCGAGCTCGCCGAGGTCCGGCGGCTCCAGACCCTCTACCCGGACAAGCGGGCCGCGCTTCTGCCGGTGCTCTGTCTCGCGCAGGAGGCCTTCGGCTACATCTCCCTGGAGGTCGAGGAGTACGTCGCGAGCCTGTTCGGACTCGCGCCGGCCCACGTCCACGAAGTCGTGACCTTCTACACGCTCTTCTTCACCACGCCGAAGGGCCGGCACGTCATCTCGGTCTGTCACAACCTGACGTGCCACCTCCTGGGTGCCCCGAGACTGCTGGCCCACCT
This Candidatus Rokuibacteriota bacterium DNA region includes the following protein-coding sequences:
- a CDS encoding ABC transporter permease produces the protein MVLYALRRLLLAVPLLVGITFVSFLVIHLAPGDPVELETGDLSVKGSAQAVQALREVYGLDKPLYLQYWLWVTRLARLDFGRSFAPDGKPVLQKIAERLPITLFLNTIEMLLILIVAVPIGVLSATRQYSLFDKVTTIFVFVGFATPDFWLALLLMILFGVQLGWLPVSGLRSLNWEYLPYWRQQWDFVSHLLLPILVATFGGLAGFSRYMRQSMLEVVRQEYVQTARAKGLSEQAVIGKHALRNALLPVVTILGLSLPGLIGGSVIVESVFAIPGMGQLMVQAVFMRDYPVIMGNLVIVATLTLVANLVADISYGLVDPRIRVGRRGAR
- a CDS encoding ABC transporter permease gives rise to the protein MAARARGEIGLFWRTFVKNRLAVTGGVIVVCLILIAGCAPWLAQSDPYRPDVKKILDPPTWSHWLGTDQIGRDVFARIVYGARVSLAVGFVSVGIATAIGLLLGSVGGYAGGMIDAAVMRLVDLMLVFPRFFLLLAVLAFLQPSIWTIMAVIGLTGWMGVARLVRAEFLSLKEREFVLWSQAVGASGFRIIWRHILPNAMAPVLVAMTLGIPAAILTESGLSFLGLGVQPPSPTWGNILNDGKDSIEIAWWLSLYPGLAILITVLSYNLLGEGIRDALDPRLRAVVGRVDRPTKRRAVLRFIVGH
- the lipA gene encoding lipoyl synthase — protein: MGVSLPLLESPSPRDVRKPAWLKVRAPGGPNYLRLKALMREWNLHSVCEEAHCPNIGECWEDLTATFMVLGDVCTRNCGYCAVTHGTPTWEDREEPERVARAVRTLGLEHVVVTSVNRDDLADGGAAVFAATIRAIRREAPGCQVEVLIPDFQGSAEALAKVLDARPDILNHNTETVPRLYKLARHGGRYERTLDLFRRARAAVADLLTKSGLILGLGESRQELLATMQDLRAVDVNILTLGQYLRPSPRHLPVARFYPPEEFAELAALGRAMGFAHVEAGPLVRSSYHAKRQVQGIAAARWNTSRS
- the ndhC gene encoding NADH-quinone oxidoreductase subunit A, whose protein sequence is MEHVPLLMVFGIAAVVAGAMLWIPLLIAPRRPSPVKLEPFECGKDPVALPEGRFAIKFATVAIFFIIFDIELMFVFPWTVLARELGWFGLAAILVYLGILMLGFLYIWQKGGLEWD
- the nuoB gene encoding NADH-quinone oxidoreductase subunit NuoB is translated as MGLGSFFTSKLDEAIGWARKYSIFQYPFVTACCGMEYMATACSHYDVDRFGAGLPRFSPRQADVLFVVGTISHKMAPVLKRVYDQMTEPKWVVAFGVCTCTGGFYDNYATVMGIDTIIPVDVYIPGCPPRPESVLDGLMKLQEKIAAGAQRY
- a CDS encoding NADH-quinone oxidoreductase subunit C encodes the protein MDGQAILARLVECFPGRILETHAFRGDHTAVVDLSAIAEVLRFCRDDPALGFEVLMDLTAVDYLKYPGREDGPRFEVVYHLYSLTHNHRLRLKVRVEEEDAVVSTAVPLWPVADWFEREVWDMFGIRFAGHPDLRRLLMYEEFQGHPLRKDYPVNKRQPLIGPKV
- a CDS encoding NADH-quinone oxidoreductase subunit D, coding for MAERTTREIFLGEGSGTGSGSQHLYVNVGPQHPAMHGIIRIMAELDGETVVKADVEIGYLHRAFEKECEEGPYNNAIPYTDRLNYVSPLINNFGYASCVEKLLGIDITERCKYIRTIMSEISRICDHLTCVGASAMELGAFTVFLYMIKAREFLWELVEDVTGARLTISYARVGGVKADLPEGFALKVRKAFKETRQVLEEVHKLLTGNRIFIDRMVGVGVLSREETIAYSITGPLLRATGVAYDVRRAQPYYAYDRVEFEIPTGQSGDNYDRYLVRMAEMEQSMRIVEQALDQLPGGPINVDFAGKPIDPALYVDRGKLGKTEGLLLLPITLSPNLQGLEKPAHREVNVADKRVVLPPKEETYGSIEGLMNHFMLVMDGYGIRPPQGDAYFPVEGANGELGFYVVSDGSDRPYRVRCRPPCFPPLAALHRMIEGGMVADVVPTFGSVNMIGGELDR
- the nuoE gene encoding NADH-quinone oxidoreductase subunit NuoE; amino-acid sequence: MSLAAARVEFTPAELAEVRRLQTLYPDKRAALLPVLCLAQEAFGYISLEVEEYVASLFGLAPAHVHEVVTFYTLFFTTPKGRHVISVCHNLTCHLLGAPRLLAHLKEKLGVDVGETTDDGRVTLLAVECLCACEMAPMMQVDDRYEGNLTAEKIDRILEGLS